A single Populus nigra chromosome 13, ddPopNigr1.1, whole genome shotgun sequence DNA region contains:
- the LOC133670358 gene encoding chloroplastic group IIA intron splicing facilitator CRS1, chloroplastic translates to MASSALCLKFFSSYTPITSSLNPTTKKHGNTNLNNAQITTPSFMFANNNNKELAVLTNPISQSNATTNVKVPTPPWIKGPLILQPHELLNLTNPKNKKPIKNDKIEKDDKALTAKESGVRGNKAMIQIVKSVERLQRDENLKDTQEISESGESLKQLGKERILSVFGDKRIVRSIEKLQEDQNLKETPVNSGGFEIGEGLKQLNGDGVSGFREKKLPWVREERVGNWRMKKEKVVSKAELSLDKELLERLRGEAAKMRTWVKVKKAGVTQSVVDEIRLTWRTSELAMIKFYMPLCRNMNRARDIVEMKTGGLVVWTRKDIHVVYRGCNYQWKKNFNTATIEESFPRNGGEEESISAGILMEADLNTQPINGSLFERETDRLLDGLGPRFVDWWMRKPLPVDADLLPEVVKGFRSPSRLCPPRMRSKLKDDELTYLRKLAQSLPTHFVLGRNRRLQGLAAAILKLWEKTIIAKIAVKWGVPNTNNEQMADELKSLTGGVLLLRNKFFIILYRGKDFLPGQVANVIVDREIALRKCQTNEEGARMKAIETSYMPGGPTNTSRSGTLYEFQEFQIKFQKTAKADSEIQLEAYKEKLERELRNQEYRLRILKSKIEKPARDLSKLNSAWVPSPRDADQGIMTEEERECFRKIGQKLRGSLVLGRRGVFEGVMEGLHQHWKHREVVKVITMQRVFSQVIHTATLLEAESDGILVSVDKLKEGHAIIIYRGKNYKRPLRLLKKNLLTKREALKRSLLIQRVGSLKFFANQRERVISDLKLKLAELHRSKEKHLKSDTL, encoded by the exons ATGGCTTCATCAGCTCTGTGTCTcaaatttttctcttcttacacTCCCATCACATCCTCCTTAAACCCAACAACAAAAAAGCATGGTAATACTAACTTAAACAATGCCCAGATAACAACCCCTTCATTTATGTTtgcaaacaacaacaacaaagaacTTGCGGTGTTAACAAACCCCATTTCGCAATCCAATGCCACCACCAATGTTAAAGTGCCAACACCTCCATGGATAAAGGGTCCTCTCATTCTCCAACCCCACGAACTCCTTAACCTCACCAACCCCAAAAACAAGAAGCCAATAAAGAATGACAAGATTGAAAAAGATGACAAGGCTTTGACTGCTAAAGAAAGTGGGGTTAGAGGCAATAAAGCAATGATACAGATTGTTAAAAGTGTTGAAAGACTGCAAAGAGATGAAAACTTGAAGGACACCCAAGAGATTTCTGAGAGTGGAGAGAGTTTAAAGCAGCTCGGAAAAGAAAGGATTTTAAGTGTTTTCGGTGACAAAAGGATTGTAAGAAGTATTGAAAAACTCCAAGAAGATCAAAACTTGAAGGAAACCCCAGTGAATTCTGGGGGTTTTGAGATTGGAGAGGGTTTAAAACAGCTTAACGGAGATGGGGTTTCGGGGTTTAGGGAAAAAAAGCTGCCATGGGTGAGAGAAGAGAGAGTTGGGAATTGGAGAATGAAAAAAGAGAAGGTGGTTAGCAAGGCCGAGTTGAGTCTTGATAAGGAGTTACTTGAGAGATTGAGAGGAGAGGCTGCAAAGATGAGGACTTGGGTAAAGGTGAAGAAAGCTGGGGTGACTCAGAGTGTAGTTGATGAGATAAGATTGACTTGGAGAACGAGTGAGCTGGCTATGATTAAATTCTATATGCCTTTGTGTAGAAATATGAATAGAGCAAGAGATATTGTTGAG ATGAAGACAGGAGGCTTGGTTGTTTGGACCAGAAaagatattcatgttgtttatAGAGGATGCAATTATCAGTGGAAGAAAAACTTTAATACAGCTACAATCGAGGAAAGTTTTCCCAGAAATGGTGGAGAAGAAGAGTCTATATCAGCTGGCATCTTAATGGAAGCAGATTTGAATACACAACCAATTAATGGATCACTGTTTGAGAGAGAAACTGATAGATTATTAGATGGCTTAGGACCTCGTTTTGTTGACTGGTGGATGCGAAAGCCATTGCCAGTAGATGCAGATTTGCTTCCAGAAGTAGTTAAAGGATTCAGGTCTCCATCAAGGCTTTGTCCTCCACGTATGAGATcaaagttgaaagatgatgaactGACATACTTGAGAAAGCTTGCTCAATCTCTACCCACACATTTTGTCCTTG GGAGGAACAGAAGACTTCAAGGCCTAGCTGCTGCTATCTTGAAGTTGTGGGAAAAGACTATTATAGCTAAAATTGCTGTGAAGTGGGGAGTTCCAAATACCAACAATGAGCAAATGGCAGATGAGCTTAAG AGTCTCACTGGAGGAGTTCTGCTGCTTCGGAATAAGTTCTTTATAATACTTTATAGAGGCAAAGACTTTCTTCCTGGCCAAGTTGCAAATGTAATAGTGGACAGAGAAATTGCACTTAGAAAATGCCAAACCAACGAAGAAGGTGCAAGAATGAAAGCAATTGAAACTTCTTATATGCCCGGCGGACCAACCAACACAAGCAGAAGTGGAACTTTATATGAATTTCAGGAATTCCAAATCAAATTTCAGAAGACGGCAAAAGCGGACTCTGAAATTCAATTAGAAGCTTATAAGGAAAAACTAGAGAGGGAATTGAGGAATCAAGAATACAGGCTTCGCATT CTTAAAAGTAAGATAGAGAAGCCAGCGAGGGACTTGTCAAAATTGAATTCTGCATGGGTACCTAGTCCACGGGATGCAGACCAAGGAATAATGACAGAAGAGGAAAGAGAATGCTTCCGGAAGATAGGACAGAAGCTACGTGGTAGCTTAGTGCTTG GGAGGCGTGGGGTCTTTGAGGGTGTTATGGAAGGTCTGCATCAGCACTGGAAGCACAGAGAAGTGGTGAAGGTGATTACAATGCAGAGAGTGTTTTCCCAGGTCATTCACACTGCAACATTGCTTGAAGCAGAAAGTGATGGGATCCTAGTTTCAGTGGACAAGCTAAAAGAAGGTCATGCCATAATTATTTACCGTGGAAAAAATTACAAACGCCCTCTAAGGCTTCTAAAGAAGAATCTTTTAACCAAAAGAGAAGCATTAAAGAGATCTCTTCTAATTCAGAGAGTTGGG TCGTTGAAGTTTTTTGCAAATCAGAGAGAGCGTGTGATCTCAGATTTGAAACTCAAACTG GCAGAGCTTCATAGATCCAAGGAAAAACATCTTAAAAGTGATACACTATGA
- the LOC133671098 gene encoding LEAF RUST 10 DISEASE-RESISTANCE LOCUS RECEPTOR-LIKE PROTEIN KINASE-like 2.1, producing MHPHLLQTISLPLTVITIIIIAIPISLCEPDERYLSCSKSFECGNIQNITYPFWGVNRPQYCGYPGFHLDCSGDAPVIKISEVAYQVLEIKSMSRVHLISTEYTDNICSIPPVNSTFDSDRFSYASNTKNIMLYYGCPTIPSQFLPTLGLSYQFSCNISRTDMVGYYLTRNLSMSATGSFAANISSYLESCNHSVLIPAYESAVRSIESHPTAANLTNALHRGFWLQWTANDSLCNKCKFSGGQCGYNNDSSKFTCYCQDQPYATTCKKGMSCNLLFFNKILLLCLTIIVLCSRRGLSRGRMTSFWRQNAQHNLNIETIIMNSHSLTPKRYTYSEIKKMTNSFVDKLGQGGFGGVYKGELPDGRPVAVKVLKNSKGDGEEFVNEVVSISRTSHVNIVTLLGFCFERTKRALIYEYMPNGSLDKFIYRQTSLHGNHNLQWEKLYEIAVGIGRGLEYLHRGCNTRIVHFDIKPHNILLDTDFCPKISDFGLAKLCKREESMVSMTGARGTAGYIAPEVFCKNFGGVSYKSDVYSYGMMVLEMVGGKRNIDIGESQSSEIFLPNCMYESEEVSSLHGVITDETEETIKKMVTVGLWCVQTNPLDRPSMTKVVEMLEGSLQFLQTPPKPFLYSPTTSLETNLTASTLRACALSQKESGMAAIS from the exons ATGCATCCACATCTCCTTCAAACCATCTCTTTACCTCTCACAGTAATTACCATCATCATTATTGCAATTCCAATTTCTCTATGTGAACCTGATGAGCGATATCTAAGCTGCAGCAAGTCATTTGAGTGTGGAAACATTCAGAATATAACCTATCCTTTCTGGGGAGTGAATCGTCCTCAGTACTGTGGCTACCCAGGATTTCATCTTGATTGCAGTGGTGACGCCCCAGTGATTAAAATATCGGAAGTGGCCTACCAAGTCCTAGAGATCAAAAGCATGTCTCGAGTTCATCTCATTTCAACAGAGTACACAGACAACATTTGTTCTATCCCCCCTGTCAACTCCACTTTTGATTCCGACCGTTTCAGTTATGCTTCAAATACTAAGAATATAATGCTGTACTATGGATGTCCAACGATTCCAAGTCAATTTTTACCAACTTTAGGGCTATCCTATCAGTTCAGTTGCAACATAAGCAGAACTGATATGGTAGGTTACTATCTGACAAGGAACCTGAGCATGTCAGCCACTGGTAGCTTTGCTGCTAACATAAGCAGTTACCTGGAGTCATGTAATCACAGCGTTCTCATTCCAGCATATGAATCCGCTGTTCGATCAATAGAGAGCCATCCAACTGCTGCAAATTTGACAAATGCTCTTCATCGGGGTTTTTGGTTGCAGTGGACTGCAAATGATTCCTTGTGTAACAAATGCAAATTTTCTGGTGGGCAGTGTGGATACAATAACGATTCTAGTAAATTCACTTGCTATTGTCAAGACCAGCCTTATGCAACTACTTGCAAGAAAGGTATGTCGtgtaaccttttattttt TAACAAGATACTTCTGCTCTGTC TCACAATCATTGTGCTATGTTCTAGAAGAGGATTATCTAGAGGCCGGATGACTAGCTTTTGGAGGCAGAATGCTCAACATAATCTAAATATTGAAACGATCATTATGAACTCGCATTCTCTTACTCCAAAACGCTATACATATtcagaaattaagaaaatgaccAACTCATTCGTGGATAAACTAGGTCAAGGCGGATTTGGAGGTGTATACAAAGGAGAGTTACCGGATGGCCGTCCTGTGGCAGTAAAAGTCCTGAAGAATTCCAAAGGTGATGGAGAAGAGTTTGTTAATGAAGTTGTGAGTATTAGTAGAACTTCTCACGTAAATATAGTTACCCTTTTGGGGTTTTGCTTTGAAAGGACTAAAAGAGCTTTGATCTATGAATACATGCCCAATGGGTCTCTAGACAAGTTCATATATCGTCAGACATCTCTTCATGGAAACCATAATTTACAATGggaaaaattatatgaaattgcTGTCGGCATTGGTAGAGGTCTTGAGTACTTGCATAGAGGTTGTAACACTAGGATTGTTCATTTTGACATAAAACCTCACAACATTCTCTTAGACACAGATTTCTGTCCAAAAATATCTGATTTTGGTCTGGCAAAGCTATGCAAGAGAGAAGAAAGTATGGTTTCAATGACAGGTGCAAGAGGGACTGCAGGGTATATAGCTCCAGAAGTATTCTGCAAAAACTTTGGAGGAGTTTCTTACAAGTCTGATGTGTATAGTTACGGGATGATGGTTCTTGAAATGGTTGGAGGAAAAAGAAACATTGATATCGGAGAATCTCAAAGTAGTGAAATATTCCTTCCAAATTGTATGTATGAATCAGAAGAGGTGTCTAGTCTCCATGGTGTTATAACAGATGAAACAGAAGAGACGATAAAAAAGATGGTTACGGTCGGTTTGTGGTGTGTTCAAACCAATCCATTAGATAGACCATCAATGACAAAGGTTGTGGAGATGTTAGAGGGCAGTCTTCAATTCTTGCAAACTCCACCAAAGCCTTTCCTGTATTCTCCGACAACATCACTGGAAACGAACCTCACCGCATCAACCTTAAGAGCATGTGCATTGTCACAAAAGGAAAGTGGCATGGCTGCCATTAGTTAA
- the LOC133671096 gene encoding LEAF RUST 10 DISEASE-RESISTANCE LOCUS RECEPTOR-LIKE PROTEIN KINASE-like 2.1 isoform X1, whose protein sequence is MHPLTTTSSFLLTLFFSLHLTTSLLSNDTGNLSNCNQNFSCGNLTNVTYPFTGGLRPSHCGPPEFGLTCEDESVTILKANSLSYRVTHLDQTSQTLRLSRSDLYDDGKCTRQFTNTTLDDRIFSLGSSHELYLFYGCKKINDSVMESDQLPKISRFSCDNHGVTEEGFFSIVYPYGTEYSLPNTFECQTNIRVPILSTRAQQLFDNESVVGEVLKEGFDVSYSNPYSANCTKCYKEHPGGYCGFDTQLGKPICVCNDQLCPGSSMSGRRLQIGAGNNINFIIIRNPIFSFDDDDAFGMTGTLAAVAAILTLSIITIYLTRREGSFSAVIAMTFRLKKPQHVGMVETFMMDYHSLTPKRYLYSDIKKMTKSFVNTLGEGGFGNVYRGKLPDNGRLVAVKILKESKGDGEEFMNEVASISRTSHVNVVTLLGFCYERNKRALIYEFMPNGSLDNFLSDKGSPHTNYRLEWKKLYEIAVGIARGLEYLHRGCNTRIVHFDIKPHNILLDEDFCPKISDFGLAKLCKSKVSKISMIGARGTIGYIAPEVFCRSFGGVTYKSDVYSYGMMVLEMVGQSKDFDMGSLETNELYFPDWFYMYLDPGEISTFHGGITEEENEIVKKMILVGLWCIQTIPSHRPSMTKVVEMFEGSLQSLQIPPRPSLSSPRRSAQDHSSTVSSLPCVSSQGGGVNTLFADESDL, encoded by the exons ATGCACCCcctcaccaccacctcctcttTCCTTCTCACCCTCTTTTTCTCCCTCCACTTAACGACATCGCTTCTTTCCAATGACACTGGTAATCTTTCAAACTGCAATCAAAACTTCTCCTGTGGTAACCTCACAAACGTCACCTACCCGTTCACTGGTGGCCTACGTCCATCCCACTGCGGTCCACCGGAGTTCGGCCTCACATGTGAGGATGAATCAGTCACCATCCTAAAAGCTAACTCACTGAGTTACCGAGTCACTCATCTTGACCAGACCAGCCAAACCTTAAGACTCTCACGTTCAGACCTCTACGACGACGGAAAATGCACCCGCCAATTCACTAACACCACTCTGGATGACAGAATCTTCAGTCTTGGTTCCAGCCAtgaactttatttgttttatggatgCAAGAAGATTAACGACTCTGTCATGGAATCAGATCAGCTACCAAAAATCTCTAGGTTCTCTTGTGACAATCATGGAGTTACAGAAGAAGGGTTTTTCTCGATTGTTTACCCTTACGGTACTGAATATTCTTTACCGAATACGTTTGAGTGTCAAACTAATATTCGAGTGCCAATTCTTAGTACTCGGGCACAACAGCTTTTTGATAACGAGTCAGTAGTTGGTGAGGTTTTGAAAGAAGGGTTTGATGTCAGTTATAGCAATCCTTACAGTGCTAATTGTACAAAGTGTTACAAGGAGCACCCTGGTGGGTATTGCGGGTTTGATACACAGTTGGGTAAACCTATTTGCGTTTGTAATGATCAGCTCTGTCCTG GATCTTCTATGAGTGGTAGGCGACTACAGATTGGTGCaggtaataatataaattttataattataagaaatcCAATATTctcttttgatgatgatgatgcatttGGAATGACAGGCACATTAGCAGCTGTGGCAGCGATATTAACTTTATCCATAATTACAATATATCTCACTAGAAGAGAAGGTTCCTTTAGTGCTGTCATAGCAATGACCTTCAGGCTGAAGAAACCACAGCATGTTGGCATGGTTGAAACATTTATGATGGACTACCATTCTCTTACTCCAAAGCGTTATTTGTATTCAGACATCAAGAAAATGACCAAATCATTCGTCAATACACTAGGTGAGGGAGGATTTGGTAATGTATATAGAGGAAAGTTACCAGACAACGGTCGTCTTGTAGCTGTAAAAATCCTAAAAGAGTCCAAAGGTGATGGAGAAGAGTTCATGAATGAAGTTGCAAGTATCAGTAGAACTTCTCACGTGAATGTAGTTACCCTTTTGGGCTTCTGCTACGAGAGGAATAAAAGAGCTTTGATTTATGAATTCATGCCCAATGGATCTTTAGATAACTTCCTATCTGATAAAGGATCCCCACATACAAACTATCGTTtagaatggaaaaaattatatgaaattgcAGTTGGTATTGCTAGAGGTCTGGAGTACTTGCATAGAGGGTGTAACACTCGGATTGTGCATTTTGACATAAAACCTCACAACATTCTTCTTGATGAAGACTTTTGTCCAAAGATCTCTGATTTTGGTCTCGCGAAGCTATGCAAGAGCAAAGTAAGTAAGATTTCGATGATAGGTGCCAGAGGAACTATTGGTTACATAGCGCCTGAAGTATTCTGCAGATCTTTTGGAGGAGTAACTTATAAGTCTGATGTGTATAGTTATGGGATGATGGTTCTTGAAATGGTCGGACAAAGTAAAGACTTTGATATGGGATCGTTGGAAACCAACGAGTTGTATTTCCCGGATTGGTTTTATATGTATCTTGATCCAGGAGAGATTTCAACATTTCATGGAGGTATAACGGAGGAGGAAAACGAGATTGTTAAAAAGATGATTTTAGTGGGTTTGTGGTGCATCCAAACCATTCCATCACATAGACCATCAATGACAAAGGTTGTAGAGATGTTTGAAGGCAGTCTTCAGTCTTTGCAAATTCCACCGAGACCTTCCCTTTCCTCTCCTAGAAGGTCCGCTCAAGATCACTCTTCCACTGTATCATCACTGCCTTGCGTGTCGTCCCAGGGGGGTGGGGTAAACACATTGTTTGCAGATGAAAGTGACTTGTAA
- the LOC133671096 gene encoding LEAF RUST 10 DISEASE-RESISTANCE LOCUS RECEPTOR-LIKE PROTEIN KINASE-like 2.4 isoform X2 — MHPLTTTSSFLLTLFFSLHLTTSLLSNDTGNLSNCNQNFSCGNLTNVTYPFTGGLRPSHCGPPEFGLTCEDESVTILKANSLSYRVTHLDQTSQTLRLSRSDLYDDGKCTRQFTNTTLDDRIFSLGSSHELYLFYGCKKINDSVMESDQLPKISRFSCDNHGVTEEGFFSIVYPYGTEYSLPNTFECQTNIRVPILSTRAQQLFDNESVVGEVLKEGFDVSYSNPYSANCTKCYKEHPGGYCGFDTQLGKPICVCNDQLCPGSSMSGRRLQIGAGTLAAVAAILTLSIITIYLTRREGSFSAVIAMTFRLKKPQHVGMVETFMMDYHSLTPKRYLYSDIKKMTKSFVNTLGEGGFGNVYRGKLPDNGRLVAVKILKESKGDGEEFMNEVASISRTSHVNVVTLLGFCYERNKRALIYEFMPNGSLDNFLSDKGSPHTNYRLEWKKLYEIAVGIARGLEYLHRGCNTRIVHFDIKPHNILLDEDFCPKISDFGLAKLCKSKVSKISMIGARGTIGYIAPEVFCRSFGGVTYKSDVYSYGMMVLEMVGQSKDFDMGSLETNELYFPDWFYMYLDPGEISTFHGGITEEENEIVKKMILVGLWCIQTIPSHRPSMTKVVEMFEGSLQSLQIPPRPSLSSPRRSAQDHSSTVSSLPCVSSQGGGVNTLFADESDL; from the exons ATGCACCCcctcaccaccacctcctcttTCCTTCTCACCCTCTTTTTCTCCCTCCACTTAACGACATCGCTTCTTTCCAATGACACTGGTAATCTTTCAAACTGCAATCAAAACTTCTCCTGTGGTAACCTCACAAACGTCACCTACCCGTTCACTGGTGGCCTACGTCCATCCCACTGCGGTCCACCGGAGTTCGGCCTCACATGTGAGGATGAATCAGTCACCATCCTAAAAGCTAACTCACTGAGTTACCGAGTCACTCATCTTGACCAGACCAGCCAAACCTTAAGACTCTCACGTTCAGACCTCTACGACGACGGAAAATGCACCCGCCAATTCACTAACACCACTCTGGATGACAGAATCTTCAGTCTTGGTTCCAGCCAtgaactttatttgttttatggatgCAAGAAGATTAACGACTCTGTCATGGAATCAGATCAGCTACCAAAAATCTCTAGGTTCTCTTGTGACAATCATGGAGTTACAGAAGAAGGGTTTTTCTCGATTGTTTACCCTTACGGTACTGAATATTCTTTACCGAATACGTTTGAGTGTCAAACTAATATTCGAGTGCCAATTCTTAGTACTCGGGCACAACAGCTTTTTGATAACGAGTCAGTAGTTGGTGAGGTTTTGAAAGAAGGGTTTGATGTCAGTTATAGCAATCCTTACAGTGCTAATTGTACAAAGTGTTACAAGGAGCACCCTGGTGGGTATTGCGGGTTTGATACACAGTTGGGTAAACCTATTTGCGTTTGTAATGATCAGCTCTGTCCTG GATCTTCTATGAGTGGTAGGCGACTACAGATTGGTGCag GCACATTAGCAGCTGTGGCAGCGATATTAACTTTATCCATAATTACAATATATCTCACTAGAAGAGAAGGTTCCTTTAGTGCTGTCATAGCAATGACCTTCAGGCTGAAGAAACCACAGCATGTTGGCATGGTTGAAACATTTATGATGGACTACCATTCTCTTACTCCAAAGCGTTATTTGTATTCAGACATCAAGAAAATGACCAAATCATTCGTCAATACACTAGGTGAGGGAGGATTTGGTAATGTATATAGAGGAAAGTTACCAGACAACGGTCGTCTTGTAGCTGTAAAAATCCTAAAAGAGTCCAAAGGTGATGGAGAAGAGTTCATGAATGAAGTTGCAAGTATCAGTAGAACTTCTCACGTGAATGTAGTTACCCTTTTGGGCTTCTGCTACGAGAGGAATAAAAGAGCTTTGATTTATGAATTCATGCCCAATGGATCTTTAGATAACTTCCTATCTGATAAAGGATCCCCACATACAAACTATCGTTtagaatggaaaaaattatatgaaattgcAGTTGGTATTGCTAGAGGTCTGGAGTACTTGCATAGAGGGTGTAACACTCGGATTGTGCATTTTGACATAAAACCTCACAACATTCTTCTTGATGAAGACTTTTGTCCAAAGATCTCTGATTTTGGTCTCGCGAAGCTATGCAAGAGCAAAGTAAGTAAGATTTCGATGATAGGTGCCAGAGGAACTATTGGTTACATAGCGCCTGAAGTATTCTGCAGATCTTTTGGAGGAGTAACTTATAAGTCTGATGTGTATAGTTATGGGATGATGGTTCTTGAAATGGTCGGACAAAGTAAAGACTTTGATATGGGATCGTTGGAAACCAACGAGTTGTATTTCCCGGATTGGTTTTATATGTATCTTGATCCAGGAGAGATTTCAACATTTCATGGAGGTATAACGGAGGAGGAAAACGAGATTGTTAAAAAGATGATTTTAGTGGGTTTGTGGTGCATCCAAACCATTCCATCACATAGACCATCAATGACAAAGGTTGTAGAGATGTTTGAAGGCAGTCTTCAGTCTTTGCAAATTCCACCGAGACCTTCCCTTTCCTCTCCTAGAAGGTCCGCTCAAGATCACTCTTCCACTGTATCATCACTGCCTTGCGTGTCGTCCCAGGGGGGTGGGGTAAACACATTGTTTGCAGATGAAAGTGACTTGTAA
- the LOC133671097 gene encoding LEAF RUST 10 DISEASE-RESISTANCE LOCUS RECEPTOR-LIKE PROTEIN KINASE-like 2.7, with product MLLPLARMNSSAFSFLSDFVLVLLLFIQVPSSSSNDDPYTACSNEFVCGHISAGFPFWGNDSSPACGFPELKLRCENNFTKMNINQVAYRVLEINQYAGILRIAREDSFVGLCSPQFKNSTFNPKVFESVEGYTNLTFIYGCNDAPPTIPFTCKINEVNDQDVYIQVGDTGPGECYRSVLVPFSITNWPRIKQLVTVQGLEEHLRKGFEVRLKVDKDACRECFASKGACGIDELSNQTCYCPNQSRGSKTCARGMYLNFSSNQFMMNSSHLLMLHTP from the coding sequence ATGCTACTTCCTCTTGCCAGAATGAATTCCtcggccttttcttttctttcagatTTTGTTCTTGTATTGTTGCTCTTCATTCAAGTCCCTTCATCCTCGAGCAACGATGACCCGTACACTGCCTGTAGTAATGAGTTTGTATGTGGGCATATTTCCGCGGGTTTTCCGTTCTGGGGAAATGACAGCTCACCTGCCTGTGGCTTTCCTGAATTGAAGCTCAGGTGTGAGAATAATTTCACCAAGATGAATATCAATCAGGTTGCATATCGTGTTTTGGAAATCAATCAGTATGCTGGCATTCTCAGGATTGCAAGAGAGGACTCCTTTGTTGGATTGTGTTCACCTCAATTTAAGAACAGCACGTTCAATCCTAAGGTTTTCGAGTCTGTTGAGGGTTACACAAATCTTACATTCATTTATGGATGCAACGATGCTCCTCCAACCATACCTTTCACTTGCAAGATAAATGAGGTTAATGATCAAGATGTTTATATCCAAGTAGGAGATACTGGTCCTGGCGAATGCTATCGTAGTGTCTTAGTGCCATTTTCTATAACCAATTGGCCACGAATCAAACAACTTGTTACTGTCCAAGGTTTGGAAGAACACTTGAGAAAAGGATTCGAGGTAAGATTGAAGGTCGATAAGGATGCGTGTAGGGAATGCTTCGCCTCTAAAGGAGCTTGTGGTATTGACGAATTAAGTAATCAAACTTGTTACTGTCCAAATCAATCAAGAGGATCAAAAACATGTGCTCGAGGTATGTACCTCAACTTCTCCTCGAATCAGTTTATGATGAACTCCAGTCACTTGTTGATGCTTCACACACCTTAG
- the LOC133671353 gene encoding PR5-like receptor kinase has translation MMTFSIITIYLTRREGSFGAVIAMTFRLKKSQHVGRVKTFMMDYHSLIPKRYSYSEIKKMTNSFVYTLGQGGFGNVYRGKLPDDGRLVAVKVLKESKGDGEEFMNEVASISRTSHVNVVNLLGFCYERNKRALIYEFMPNGSLDSFISDKGSPHTNCRLEWKTLYEIAVGIARGLEYLHRGCNTRIVHFDIKSHNILLDEDFCPKISDFGLAKLCKSKVSKISMIGARGTVGYIAPEVFCRNFGGVTYKSDVYSYGMMVLEMVGQSKDFDMGSVETNELYFPDWFYMYLDPGEISTFHEGTMEEEKEIVKKMILVGLWCIQTMPSHRPSMTKVVEMFEGSLQSLQIPPRPSLSSPRRSAQDHSSTVSSLPRVSS, from the coding sequence ATGATGACTTTTTCCATAATTACAATATATCTCACTAGAAGAGAAGGTTCTTTTGGTGCTGTCATAGCAATGACCTTCAGGCTGAAGAAATCGCAGCATGTTGGTAGGGTTAAAACATTTATGATGGACTATCATTCTCTTATTCCAAAGCGTTATTCGTATTCAGAGATCAAGAAAATGACCAACTCATTCGTCTATACACTAGGCCAGGGAGGATTTGGTAATGTATACAGAGGAAAGTTACCAGATGACGGTCGTCTTGTGGCTGTAAAAGTCCTAAAAGAGTCCAAAGGTGATGGAGAAGAGTTCATGAATGAAGTTGCAAGCATCAGTAGAACTTCCCACGTGAATGTAGTTAACCTTTTGGGCTTCTGCTACGAGAGGAATAAAAGAGCTTTGATTTATGAATTCATGCCCAATGGATCTTTAGATAGCTTCATATCTGATAAAGGATCCCCACATACAAACTGTCGTTTAGAATGGAAAACATTATATGAAATTGCAGTTGGTATTGCTAGAGGTCTGGAATACTTGCATAGAGGGTGTAACACTCGGATTGTGCATTTTGACATAAAGTCTCACAACATTCTTCTTGATGAAGACTTTTGTCCAAAGATCTCAGATTTTGGTCTCGCGAAGCTATGCAAGAGCAAAGTAAGTAAGATTTCGATGATAGGTGCCAGAGGAACTGTTGGTTACATAGCGCCTGAAGTATTTTGCAGAAATTTTGGAGGAGTAACTTACAAGTCTGATGTGTATAGTTATGGAATGATGGTTCTTGAAATGGTCGGACAAAGTAAAGATTTTGATATGGGATCGGTGGAAACCAACGAGTTGTATTTCCCGGATTGGTTTTATATGTATCTTGATCCAGGAGAGATTTCAACATTTCATGAAGGTACAATGGAGGAGGAAAAAGAGATTGTTAAAAAGATGATTTTAGTGGGTTTGTGGTGCATCCAAACCATGCCGTCACATAGACCATCAATGACAAAGGTTGTAGAGATGTTTGAAGGCAGTCTTCAGTCTTTGCAAATTCCACCGAGACCTTCCCTTTCCTCTCCTAGAAGGTCCGCTCAAGATCACTCTTCCACTGTATCATCACTGCCTCGCGTGTCGTCCTAG